In a single window of the Melioribacteraceae bacterium genome:
- a CDS encoding 4Fe-4S dicluster domain-containing protein, giving the protein MLNGNGILFDVSLCVGCGSCAQACKEVNNLPETNKDFLKDHLSDNTFTVVEQYGDLYARKLCMHCNEPACESVCLVGAIKKTETGAVVYDADKCIGCRYCMQACPHKIPRYEWGTTKPRIRKCVLCNDRVNAGKLPGCVEACPTEATLYGSIEKLIAIANRRLKEDPDKYYQKIYGLEDVGGSHVLVISPVPFEQLGYVSMLPKEPMPEFTNRAMEKIPSVVVVGGAFLSGMYWLTKRKNQLAKEKKSNNGNL; this is encoded by the coding sequence ATGTTGAACGGAAATGGGATACTATTTGATGTATCACTTTGTGTAGGATGCGGATCCTGTGCTCAGGCTTGTAAAGAGGTTAATAATTTACCCGAGACAAACAAGGATTTTCTAAAAGATCATCTTTCGGATAATACATTTACGGTAGTGGAACAATATGGCGATTTATATGCGCGTAAACTTTGTATGCATTGTAATGAACCGGCTTGTGAATCTGTTTGCTTAGTTGGTGCAATAAAGAAAACTGAGACCGGAGCAGTTGTTTATGATGCTGATAAGTGCATAGGATGCAGATATTGTATGCAGGCTTGTCCTCATAAAATTCCACGTTACGAGTGGGGTACTACTAAACCACGCATTCGCAAATGTGTGTTATGCAACGACCGAGTTAACGCCGGCAAATTGCCCGGTTGCGTTGAAGCCTGTCCAACTGAAGCAACATTGTATGGCAGCATAGAGAAATTAATTGCGATTGCTAATCGAAGGTTAAAAGAAGATCCCGATAAATATTATCAAAAAATATATGGTCTTGAGGATGTAGGGGGGAGCCATGTTCTAGTAATATCACCGGTACCATTTGAACAATTAGGGTATGTATCAATGCTGCCAAAAGAACCGATGCCCGAATTCACAAATAGAGCGATGGAGAAAATTCCATCTGTTGTAGTAGTAGGAGGAGCATTTTTGAGTGGTATGTATTGGCTCACAAAAAGAAAAAATCAATTAGCGAAAGAAAAAAAATCTAATAATGGAAATTTATGA
- the hybB gene encoding Ni/Fe-hydrogenase cytochrome b subunit, which yields MKAKISEILKPTFWKVVSVFIVIVGLFSTFNRFYYGLGATTNLHDFVPWGLWIGFDFIGVGLAAAGFTIAATVHIFNIHKYEPLVKPAILTAYLSYSVVVCLLVVDLGRPEHFWHPLVMWNINSVMFEITWCLICYTTVLILEFAPVILKKYNITAPIKYLKMISIPVIIAGIIFSTLHQSSFGSLYLIVPGKLHPLWYSSLLPVHFFVSCIAAGLSMIIFESYQVARAFTKEEGFKNTELRMDILSGTSIAVLIALIGGFLLKIYDFVDTGKLEYLTVFTTETYLFYLEIIVGTIVPIWLLSYKKFREDRKMLYVISVCVICGLILNRLNVSITGLAASSGVNYFPSFDEISITLMLVVLAMFSFKVISKNFPVFVGDEHEELEEQSAMLKLSK from the coding sequence ATGAAAGCGAAAATTAGTGAAATATTAAAACCAACTTTTTGGAAAGTAGTATCCGTATTCATTGTAATTGTTGGATTATTTTCAACCTTTAATAGGTTTTATTACGGATTAGGGGCAACAACTAATTTACATGACTTTGTGCCGTGGGGTTTATGGATAGGATTCGATTTTATTGGTGTTGGTCTTGCAGCCGCCGGATTTACAATTGCGGCAACGGTTCACATCTTTAATATTCATAAATATGAACCCCTTGTAAAACCAGCAATTCTTACAGCATATTTATCTTATTCGGTTGTTGTCTGTCTGCTTGTAGTTGATTTAGGGCGTCCAGAACATTTTTGGCATCCGCTGGTAATGTGGAATATTAATTCAGTAATGTTTGAGATTACGTGGTGCTTAATTTGTTACACAACAGTTCTAATTCTGGAATTTGCTCCAGTCATACTCAAAAAATATAATATCACTGCACCCATTAAATATTTAAAAATGATCTCAATCCCAGTGATTATTGCGGGTATTATATTTTCTACTTTGCATCAATCATCATTTGGTTCGTTGTACCTAATTGTTCCCGGAAAATTACACCCTCTATGGTACTCATCATTACTTCCAGTACATTTTTTTGTTTCATGCATCGCGGCGGGTCTTTCAATGATAATATTTGAATCGTATCAAGTTGCGAGAGCATTTACAAAAGAGGAGGGTTTTAAGAATACAGAATTGAGAATGGATATTTTATCCGGGACCTCTATTGCTGTTTTGATAGCACTGATAGGGGGTTTTTTATTGAAGATTTATGACTTTGTTGATACTGGTAAATTAGAATATTTGACAGTATTTACAACTGAGACATACCTATTTTACCTTGAAATAATTGTTGGAACAATTGTGCCAATCTGGTTGCTCAGTTATAAGAAATTTAGAGAAGATAGAAAAATGCTCTACGTAATTTCGGTTTGCGTTATTTGCGGATTAATACTTAACCGACTCAATGTTAGTATTACCGGGCTTGCAGCGTCTTCAGGTGTTAATTATTTCCCATCATTCGATGAGATAAGCATAACATTGATGCTGGTAGTATTAGCGATGTTTTCTTTTAAAGTTATCTCCAAAAATTTTCCTGTATTTGTAGGTGATGAACATGAAGAGTTGGAAGAACAATCAGCCATGCTAAAATTAAGTAAATAA
- a CDS encoding HAMP domain-containing histidine kinase — protein sequence MKTKVLNKLSVRLIISLSFILFTILSAYTYFIITNLDKYLTQSRYESAYNISDIIKKSTRYSMLLNRREDVHQIIKTLRSEIGVEEIRIYDKQGIVIYSTDPKEIFTKVDLRAEACIGCHNSSVPLKQLNDKDKSRIYRTADNKRVLGVINPIQNEPDCSSAECHAHSPQVGILGVLDVAVSLEHLDTIIESSKRNVLITSVLIVIVISFFSGLFITILVNKPINKMRKGIEEVGNGNLDYKIEVDSTNELGQMARRFNEMSSKLNDAYIEIKNWSDTLNEKVNEKTKELKNIYNQVYQIEKLASLGKLSATVAHELNNPLAGILTLSKLVSKKIKTAQNDSEYADILEYLELISNESARCGQIVKDLLIFSHSEPDEFAKENLIKIIDNSVTVINHHLKINGITLVKDYEEELVEIYCNANKIQQALMSLLINSIEAMTNKGKIVIKLAREQSNVVIRIIDEGSGIAEKDLPFIFEPFYSTKEASFGTGLGLAVVYGIISNHNGKIEIEKTSNEGTTFKLVLPQNEQLA from the coding sequence ATGAAAACGAAAGTTCTAAATAAACTAAGTGTTCGGCTAATAATATCATTATCATTTATTCTTTTTACTATTCTTTCGGCATACACTTATTTCATCATCACCAATCTTGATAAATATTTAACGCAGTCAAGATATGAAAGCGCTTACAATATTAGTGATATCATAAAAAAATCAACACGCTATAGTATGTTGTTAAACCGTCGTGAAGATGTTCATCAAATTATAAAAACACTCCGTTCTGAAATTGGCGTGGAAGAAATACGCATTTATGACAAACAGGGTATTGTTATTTATTCTACAGATCCAAAGGAAATTTTTACAAAGGTTGATTTAAGAGCTGAAGCATGTATAGGATGCCATAATAGTTCTGTTCCATTAAAGCAGTTGAATGATAAAGATAAAAGCAGAATATATAGAACTGCCGATAATAAACGTGTGCTTGGGGTTATTAATCCAATTCAAAATGAGCCAGATTGCTCAAGTGCTGAATGCCATGCACACTCTCCCCAAGTGGGAATTTTGGGAGTGCTTGATGTAGCGGTTTCGTTGGAACACCTTGATACGATCATCGAAAGCAGTAAAAGAAATGTACTTATAACCTCAGTACTGATAGTTATTGTAATTTCTTTTTTTTCCGGTCTCTTTATTACAATATTGGTTAATAAGCCAATTAATAAAATGAGGAAAGGAATTGAAGAGGTTGGTAATGGAAATTTAGATTATAAAATTGAGGTAGATTCAACAAACGAACTTGGACAGATGGCTCGAAGATTTAATGAGATGTCATCAAAACTTAATGATGCATATATAGAAATTAAAAATTGGTCCGATACATTAAATGAAAAAGTAAATGAAAAAACTAAAGAATTAAAAAATATATACAATCAGGTTTATCAAATTGAAAAATTGGCTTCACTCGGCAAATTATCGGCAACAGTTGCTCATGAATTGAATAACCCGCTTGCCGGAATACTAACTTTGAGTAAACTGGTTTCCAAAAAAATAAAAACAGCTCAAAATGACTCGGAGTATGCCGATATACTTGAATATCTTGAGCTAATCTCGAATGAATCGGCTCGTTGCGGACAAATAGTAAAAGACTTACTGATTTTCTCTCATTCAGAACCTGATGAGTTCGCAAAGGAAAATCTTATAAAAATAATAGACAATAGTGTAACCGTGATTAATCATCATCTTAAAATTAATGGAATTACCCTGGTTAAAGATTATGAAGAGGAGCTGGTTGAAATTTACTGTAATGCCAATAAAATACAGCAAGCGTTAATGTCGTTGTTGATTAATTCGATTGAGGCAATGACTAATAAGGGAAAAATCGTTATAAAATTAGCTCGTGAACAAAGTAATGTGGTTATAAGAATAATAGATGAGGGTTCGGGGATTGCCGAGAAGGATTTACCTTTTATTTTCGAACCATTTTATTCAACAAAAGAAGCTTCATTCGGCACCGGACTTGGCTTGGCTGTAGTTTACGGAATCATTTCTAATCATAATGGTAAAATTGAAATAGAGAAAACTTCAAATGAAGGAACTACATTTAAATTAGTGCTACCACAAAATGAACAACTTGCTTAA
- a CDS encoding sigma-54-dependent Fis family transcriptional regulator, which yields MDKKQRILIVDDEKIVRESLFHWFEEENYFVDTAEDGEIALKKYSKEKFDLLLVDMKMPGMSGLDLLSKIKAIDKDALIILFTAFSSVPTAIAALKNGAYDYITKPVDPDELAHLVKNALEKRALKMENVQLKENISEIIRPDNLIGESFQIRKIYELVNSVSRTDTTVMIRGESGTGKELIAKAIHINSNRKYSPIITVNCGALAESLLESELFGHEKGSFTGAQFKRKGKFEMADGGTIFLDEIGSISLRMQIELLRVIETKQFNRVGGNELIKSDFRVITATNEPLEELVKAGKFREDLYYRLNVFTIVISPLRERRDDIPLLVDFFINKFSSAMNKKNKSISKEALDFLINYDWPGNVRELENAIERAMVVGKQDTIIVDDLPFHVSKNNFDLMKDEKSLAAMEKKYIQKILNENSWNISKTAQILEIDRVTLYNKISKYGLRKDEY from the coding sequence ATGGATAAGAAACAACGAATTTTAATAGTAGATGACGAAAAAATTGTTCGTGAATCTCTCTTTCACTGGTTCGAAGAAGAAAATTATTTTGTTGATACTGCCGAGGATGGAGAAATTGCTCTAAAAAAATATTCGAAAGAAAAGTTCGACCTTCTGCTTGTTGATATGAAGATGCCCGGTATGAGCGGTTTAGATTTGCTATCTAAAATAAAAGCAATTGATAAAGATGCGCTTATAATTCTCTTCACGGCATTTTCTTCAGTACCAACCGCAATTGCCGCTTTAAAAAATGGCGCGTACGATTACATAACAAAACCTGTAGATCCCGATGAACTTGCGCATCTCGTAAAAAATGCACTTGAAAAACGTGCGTTAAAAATGGAAAATGTTCAACTAAAGGAAAATATTAGTGAGATAATTAGACCCGATAATTTGATTGGTGAGAGTTTTCAGATTAGAAAGATATATGAGCTTGTAAACTCGGTTTCGCGTACAGATACTACTGTGATGATTAGGGGAGAGAGCGGAACAGGTAAAGAATTAATAGCAAAGGCAATTCATATTAATAGTAACCGAAAATATTCTCCTATAATTACTGTGAACTGCGGCGCTCTTGCCGAATCTTTATTGGAAAGTGAATTGTTCGGGCATGAGAAAGGTTCCTTCACCGGTGCTCAGTTTAAAAGAAAGGGAAAGTTTGAAATGGCCGATGGAGGAACAATCTTTCTTGATGAAATTGGCTCTATCTCACTCCGGATGCAAATAGAACTATTAAGAGTAATTGAAACAAAACAATTTAATCGTGTTGGTGGAAATGAATTAATAAAAAGCGATTTCCGAGTGATTACAGCAACTAATGAACCACTCGAGGAATTGGTTAAAGCCGGTAAGTTTAGAGAAGATTTATATTATAGATTAAATGTTTTTACAATCGTAATATCCCCATTGCGTGAAAGAAGAGATGACATCCCCCTGCTAGTTGATTTTTTTATCAATAAGTTTTCGAGCGCTATGAATAAAAAGAATAAGAGCATTTCAAAAGAGGCATTGGACTTTTTAATAAATTATGATTGGCCGGGAAATGTTAGAGAACTGGAAAACGCAATTGAACGAGCAATGGTAGTTGGGAAACAGGATACAATAATTGTTGATGATTTACCATTTCATGTTTCAAAGAATAATTTTGATTTGATGAAAGATGAAAAAAGTTTAGCGGCTATGGAGAAAAAATATATTCAAAAAATTCTAAATGAAAACAGTTGGAATATTTCTAAAACGGCTCAAATACTTGAGATTGACCGGGTTACACTTTACAATAAAATAAGCAAGTACGGCCTTCGAAAAGATGAGTATTAA
- a CDS encoding archaemetzincin family Zn-dependent metalloprotease: MEIFLAPLKFYSNVLLERLVKELSNRFSSKIHVIDLKVNLDDFFSVDRRQYYSTQIIAEVIKLTDEYDGKVILLTDVDIFVPALTFVFGEAQLNGKHSILSVCRLHEEFYSGISDENLLLERTVKEALHELGHNFGLRHCIDWDCVMHSSNGVEEVDIKGNTYCRKCRTVIGDYKYY; encoded by the coding sequence ATGGAAATATTTTTAGCTCCCCTCAAATTTTACAGCAATGTACTTCTTGAAAGACTTGTTAAGGAATTATCAAATAGATTCTCATCAAAAATTCATGTAATTGATTTAAAGGTAAATCTTGATGATTTCTTTTCTGTTGATAGAAGGCAGTATTACTCCACTCAGATTATTGCGGAAGTTATAAAACTAACTGATGAATATGATGGAAAAGTAATCTTGTTAACCGATGTAGATATTTTTGTTCCGGCATTAACTTTTGTTTTTGGTGAAGCTCAGCTAAATGGGAAACACTCAATTCTCTCCGTTTGTCGCTTGCACGAAGAATTTTATTCCGGCATTTCAGATGAGAATCTATTATTGGAGCGTACAGTTAAGGAAGCGCTTCATGAGCTTGGACATAATTTTGGATTGCGTCACTGCATAGATTGGGATTGTGTGATGCATTCATCTAACGGTGTTGAAGAAGTTGACATTAAAGGA